One Turneriella parva DSM 21527 genomic region harbors:
- a CDS encoding glycogen/starch/alpha-glucan phosphorylase — translation MIPLSTDLKSELKTGFQRHLNYSLGRSLDELTPTDAYISLSLALRDLMMHRLIVKRRKSRHHKRVYYLSMEFLMGKMLNTALVNMNLRGEAKEILEEFGCRLDDLLSIEPDAALGNGGLGRLAACFLDSMAHLDYACIGAGLCYEFGLFKQSFKDGAQQESPDVWLTGNYPWLIDRHDKRYEIRFGGHTHRDGNKTDWHSSETVMARARDMLIPGNGSAGIAMLRLWWAEHSADFGLDYFQHGDYIRAMADQVHSESISKVLYPSDNNLKGLELRLRQEYFLASATIQDAIAAFKHEEGDLSLLPDRVFFQLNDTHPAVAIAEMQRILVDIELLPWDKAWQITRSCMGYTNHTIMPEALEKWNLDLFGRLLPRHLEIIYDINFQFLKDLHQQGFSEEEIARASIIEEGHPKRIRMAALSVVGSSAVNGVSALHSELVKTRLFPEYAKLWPQKFSNKTNGIAFRRWLVAANPGLTALINDAIGTKWHNDHTLLKDLPPMRGDASFQGRWQEVRQQNKLLLHEIIRERNHITLPTETFFDVHVKRIHEYKRQLLNLLRISRICLDILAGTYKHERHRTFIFAGKAAPGYHRAKLMIRLAHALSSYIEKNPLIRKRIQLVFLPNFSVSLAERIYPASDLSEQISTAGTEASGTGNMKFMLNGVVTFGTLDGANIEIGEEVGEGNIYIFGKTVEELRQLHLEGYNPVELARRSDLREIFDFIELLHADFREFTDALTYQGDGYYHLADFDSYWQVQEQIMVDYENTTSWVAKGITNTACSGKFSSDRTVQQYAREIWHIIE, via the coding sequence GTGATTCCACTTTCGACAGACCTCAAATCTGAGCTCAAAACCGGATTCCAGAGGCACCTCAACTATTCGCTCGGCCGCAGCCTTGATGAGCTGACGCCCACAGACGCATACATATCCCTCTCTCTGGCGCTACGCGATCTGATGATGCACAGGCTGATCGTTAAGCGCCGCAAGTCGCGCCACCACAAACGCGTCTATTACCTGTCGATGGAATTTCTTATGGGCAAAATGCTCAACACCGCGCTGGTGAACATGAATCTGCGCGGTGAGGCGAAAGAAATTCTCGAAGAGTTTGGCTGCCGTCTCGACGATCTGCTGAGCATTGAACCCGACGCTGCGCTCGGCAACGGGGGCCTCGGCCGCCTCGCGGCCTGCTTTCTCGACAGCATGGCGCATCTCGACTATGCCTGCATCGGCGCTGGCCTATGCTATGAGTTCGGTCTTTTTAAGCAATCGTTCAAAGACGGTGCGCAGCAAGAATCGCCCGACGTTTGGCTTACGGGCAATTATCCCTGGCTCATTGACCGCCACGACAAACGCTACGAAATTCGCTTCGGCGGCCACACACACCGCGACGGAAACAAGACCGACTGGCACAGCAGCGAAACAGTGATGGCGCGCGCGCGCGATATGCTGATTCCCGGTAACGGCTCGGCTGGTATTGCGATGCTGCGCCTGTGGTGGGCCGAGCACAGCGCCGATTTTGGTCTCGACTACTTTCAGCACGGCGATTACATTAGGGCTATGGCCGATCAGGTACATTCAGAATCGATTTCGAAGGTTCTTTACCCGAGCGACAACAATCTCAAAGGCCTGGAGCTGCGCCTCAGGCAAGAGTACTTTCTCGCGAGCGCCACGATTCAAGACGCGATTGCGGCCTTTAAGCATGAAGAGGGGGATCTATCGCTTCTTCCCGACCGCGTCTTCTTTCAGCTGAACGACACACACCCAGCGGTCGCGATCGCCGAAATGCAGCGCATTCTCGTCGACATCGAACTATTACCGTGGGACAAAGCCTGGCAGATTACCCGTAGCTGCATGGGCTACACAAACCACACGATTATGCCCGAGGCTCTTGAAAAATGGAACCTTGACCTGTTCGGTCGTCTTTTGCCGCGCCATCTTGAGATTATCTATGACATCAACTTTCAGTTTCTGAAAGATCTGCACCAGCAGGGTTTCAGCGAAGAAGAAATTGCGCGCGCATCGATCATTGAAGAGGGACATCCCAAACGCATTCGCATGGCCGCGTTGTCTGTCGTCGGTTCGTCTGCCGTTAACGGGGTCTCAGCGCTGCATAGTGAACTCGTGAAGACGCGGCTTTTTCCCGAGTATGCAAAACTCTGGCCGCAAAAGTTTTCGAATAAGACCAACGGCATCGCCTTCAGGCGCTGGCTCGTCGCCGCGAACCCCGGGCTGACCGCGCTCATCAACGATGCAATCGGCACGAAATGGCACAACGACCATACGCTTCTGAAAGATCTGCCGCCGATGCGCGGTGACGCCAGCTTTCAGGGCCGCTGGCAAGAGGTGCGCCAGCAGAACAAACTTCTGCTGCATGAAATCATACGCGAGCGTAACCATATCACTCTGCCGACTGAAACCTTTTTCGATGTACATGTGAAGCGTATTCACGAGTACAAACGCCAGCTGCTGAATCTGCTGCGCATTTCGCGCATTTGTCTCGATATTCTCGCGGGCACATACAAACACGAACGGCACCGCACTTTTATTTTTGCGGGTAAAGCGGCGCCGGGTTACCACCGTGCCAAGCTGATGATTCGCCTTGCGCATGCGCTGTCGTCGTACATCGAGAAGAACCCGCTGATTCGCAAGCGCATTCAGCTCGTCTTTTTACCGAACTTTTCGGTTTCTCTTGCCGAACGCATTTACCCTGCGTCTGATTTGTCAGAGCAGATCAGCACTGCGGGCACCGAAGCTTCGGGCACCGGCAACATGAAGTTCATGCTGAACGGTGTTGTGACCTTTGGCACGCTCGACGGTGCGAACATTGAAATCGGCGAAGAAGTGGGCGAAGGTAATATCTACATTTTTGGCAAAACCGTCGAAGAGCTGCGCCAGCTGCACCTCGAGGGTTATAACCCGGTAGAACTCGCGCGCCGCAGCGACCTGCGCGAAATCTTTGACTTTATTGAATTGCTCCATGCTGACTTTCGCGAGTTCACTGATGCCCTTACTTACCAGGGCGACGGTTATTATCACCTCGCTGATTTTGACAGCTACTGGCAGGTGCAAGAGCAGATTATGGTGGATTACGAAAATACCACGTCATGGGTCGCTAAGGGAATCACCAACACAGCCTGTTCAGGAAAATTCTCGTCAGACCGCACCGTGCAGCAATACGCGCGCGAGATTTGGCACATTATCGAATGA
- a CDS encoding cation-translocating P-type ATPase yields MANGFHTGLAEKWLESFGTDKTRGLTAGEAHRRLTTHGENRITAKTKRSKLDLLAEQFKNLLVLLLVAASVLSFLLGSVNDGAVLMAIVVINALVGFFQDWKSENIAARLGSLVTESAIAVRDGQRIEVPVVSLVPGDVIYLQEGEGVPADCRLISATTVMANEMALTGESVSSEKSHTFSSDDDALPLPDRRNMLYFGTALVRGECTALVCATGDKTELGKIAVSSENMTRELSPLQKELNTLGGKITRFALTLAVLLFAVQLLRDEPLKTALIFAVSIAAAMVPEGLPAQISMGLSLGVARLARKNGVVKRLSSVEALGAATVIASDKTGTITRNEMTITAAYFEDKNYRITGTGYNPGGEIFDESGKVMNVDSLGEAKILFLAGFLSSTGTVNPPDEFHSEYYALGDPTEAAFATLLMKAGFVSSEISAAYPRLQLFPFDSVRKRVSIVREHNGKNIVFVKGSIESLLPLCTYRRVAGADTPMTDALREELLAVSRAYSAQALRVIALAYRDLAPGEKVTEESAESNLIFSGFVTMIDPPRDEVKDAVKAAREAGLRLMMITGDHHATARSIANAIGMAGHDKTPLPVVNSDELHAMNAQELGSTLSAPAVVFSRVSPDEKLRIIEALQARGDVVAVTGDGVNDTLSLKRADIGVAMGHGGSKVAQEAASLILLDNSFATIVAAVREGRTIFRNLQNNVVATLSSNFTELLCVLAGFALLPFGLPPIILPVQILLVDLVGEMLPLLMLTYDPASPGIMREAPRKKGALLDKRKLVHVGATGLVRGVLSTLVFIAVFRRHTGEAAAWETGLAATFATIVTTQFVGIFFLRARGALPGREFFSNPYLFLGIALSLGAMLALIYVPFFNTYLHTNPLTRADWQIIGLGLAVFCAFSVLYGLIRSFLAKKTPNQK; encoded by the coding sequence ATGGCCAACGGGTTTCACACCGGTCTCGCTGAAAAGTGGCTCGAGAGCTTCGGCACCGACAAGACCCGTGGGCTCACGGCGGGCGAGGCCCACCGGCGCCTCACGACGCACGGCGAAAACCGCATCACGGCAAAAACAAAGCGCTCAAAACTCGACCTGCTGGCAGAGCAGTTCAAGAATCTTCTCGTGCTGTTGCTGGTGGCGGCGTCGGTGCTGTCATTCTTGCTCGGCTCGGTCAACGACGGTGCTGTGCTGATGGCGATAGTCGTGATCAACGCGCTGGTGGGTTTCTTTCAAGACTGGAAATCAGAAAATATTGCGGCGCGCCTTGGGAGCCTTGTTACCGAAAGTGCGATCGCAGTGCGCGACGGCCAGCGCATTGAGGTGCCGGTCGTTTCGCTCGTGCCGGGCGATGTCATCTATCTGCAAGAAGGCGAGGGTGTACCTGCCGATTGCCGCCTTATCAGCGCAACGACTGTAATGGCGAACGAAATGGCGCTGACCGGCGAGTCGGTATCATCAGAAAAGAGCCATACATTTTCAAGCGACGACGATGCACTGCCGCTGCCCGACCGGCGCAACATGCTCTACTTCGGTACGGCGCTCGTGAGAGGTGAGTGCACGGCGCTCGTCTGCGCAACGGGCGACAAAACCGAACTCGGCAAAATCGCGGTGTCGTCAGAGAACATGACGCGTGAACTTTCGCCGCTGCAGAAAGAGCTGAACACGCTCGGCGGCAAAATCACGCGCTTTGCCCTGACACTCGCAGTCTTGCTGTTTGCAGTGCAGCTGCTGCGCGACGAACCGCTGAAGACGGCGCTCATTTTTGCGGTGAGCATCGCTGCGGCGATGGTGCCAGAAGGTTTACCCGCGCAGATTTCGATGGGGTTATCGCTCGGGGTCGCGAGACTTGCGCGCAAGAACGGTGTGGTCAAGAGGCTGTCTTCGGTTGAAGCCCTGGGCGCGGCGACGGTCATCGCGTCAGACAAAACCGGTACGATCACGCGCAATGAGATGACAATCACTGCCGCGTATTTCGAAGACAAGAATTACCGTATTACGGGCACGGGCTACAACCCCGGGGGTGAAATATTCGATGAGTCGGGCAAGGTCATGAACGTCGATTCTCTGGGCGAAGCCAAAATTCTTTTTTTAGCCGGATTTCTATCGTCAACGGGTACCGTAAACCCACCCGATGAGTTTCACTCTGAGTATTACGCGCTCGGCGACCCGACCGAAGCTGCGTTTGCAACTCTGCTCATGAAAGCCGGTTTTGTGTCTTCTGAAATTTCAGCAGCCTACCCAAGGTTGCAGCTGTTTCCGTTTGATTCGGTGCGCAAGCGCGTCTCTATCGTGCGCGAGCATAACGGTAAGAACATCGTCTTCGTGAAGGGCTCGATCGAGTCGCTGCTGCCGCTCTGCACCTATCGCCGCGTGGCAGGTGCAGATACCCCGATGACCGATGCACTGCGCGAAGAGTTGCTCGCAGTCTCGCGCGCCTATTCGGCGCAGGCGCTCAGAGTCATCGCGTTGGCCTACCGCGACCTCGCGCCGGGTGAAAAAGTCACAGAAGAATCTGCCGAGTCGAACCTCATTTTTTCGGGTTTCGTGACGATGATAGATCCCCCCCGCGATGAAGTCAAAGATGCCGTAAAGGCCGCGAGAGAAGCTGGTCTAAGGCTTATGATGATCACGGGTGATCACCATGCGACGGCGCGCTCGATTGCCAATGCGATCGGCATGGCAGGTCACGATAAAACACCATTGCCGGTTGTGAACAGCGATGAATTGCACGCGATGAACGCACAAGAACTGGGTTCAACCCTCTCTGCGCCCGCCGTGGTCTTTTCGCGGGTTTCGCCCGATGAGAAGCTGCGCATCATCGAAGCATTGCAGGCACGCGGTGACGTGGTGGCCGTGACGGGTGACGGGGTGAACGACACCTTGAGTCTCAAGCGCGCCGACATCGGCGTCGCGATGGGGCACGGCGGCAGCAAGGTTGCACAAGAAGCGGCGAGCCTCATTCTGCTCGATAACTCATTCGCGACGATCGTTGCCGCGGTGCGCGAGGGCCGCACGATCTTTCGCAACCTGCAGAACAATGTGGTCGCAACTCTGTCGTCGAACTTCACCGAACTTTTGTGCGTGCTGGCGGGGTTTGCGCTCTTGCCGTTCGGCTTGCCGCCGATTATTCTGCCGGTACAGATTCTTCTCGTTGACCTGGTCGGTGAAATGCTGCCGCTCTTGATGCTGACATACGACCCGGCATCACCCGGAATCATGCGTGAAGCTCCGCGAAAAAAGGGGGCTTTGCTCGACAAGCGAAAGCTGGTGCATGTCGGCGCGACGGGACTCGTCAGGGGAGTACTTTCGACTCTGGTCTTTATTGCAGTCTTTCGCCGGCACACAGGTGAAGCTGCGGCATGGGAGACCGGTCTTGCAGCGACTTTTGCGACGATCGTCACGACACAGTTTGTCGGCATCTTCTTTTTGCGGGCGCGCGGCGCTCTGCCCGGGCGTGAATTTTTTAGCAACCCGTACCTGTTTCTGGGAATCGCACTTTCGCTCGGTGCAATGCTGGCGCTGATTTACGTGCCGTTCTTCAACACATACCTGCATACGAATCCACTTACGCGGGCCGATTGGCAGATTATCGGGCTTGGCCTGGCGGTATTCTGCGCGTTTAGCGTACTCTACGGTTTAATCAGGAGTTTTCTCGCAAAGAAAACTCCTAATCAAAAATAG
- a CDS encoding Ig-like domain-containing protein has translation MFNAKIPVLTLPQRHRSGVCSTVRALVAGLLLATTLMRAQCQQLLEEETDVRVSKQVPDAGGCGTMPTTISIEFSTAMKASTVSAVNAGGACTANVQVSGDNFASCINFSAAPQETNGGTTFAYTPVNPFPAGGSYKIRVKTDAETSSGKKLSHEYTSPSGFGGQAQILITEVGMCRWTNRSCWIEIHNKSSQCTANLSDYRLRSTYREVGGSGFTNAAVNFTLPSVPMAPGTFVVLRGKANNYGDYVNGPGLIYIAQDINPPADPNVTPSVDEIPWWNLNGSMEIIHVPSGNSTDFVRFGASTVTPSGTGGAWNATGMPAMWAIDDANYGKSVARNASLSDSDQGSDWAQQAYATPGAPNDVTCDTDSDNDGIPDCSEVQGSTYSGLNLYAMGARVGQRDIFIEVDYMDSADPGVIPHKAALDKVKAVFNAKGYKLHFDVGDLYHPTSGINEAMHDLGNASARVPFAQGISLGASADSANFFNYKAGHMDIGRRNIFYYMLFAYSRNPDGSAGSSGVAEIEGNDSIVSLGNWGLAADSNRLINYQASTLMHEWGHNLGLRHGGNDDVNYKPNYFSIMNYHYQLAGLPTLNNNPGDRYYLYRRNTFGDCSLITSVSQLTNNFNSATFLMDYSASAGSSITETAISESSGLYYPGSAAVDYNCNGSINGSNINKNLNGTGNGDETLNGFDDWTKVNASGIIFHRKSAGTDSGYFQTIDGEKLHIDPVGNDRQPVVDEPDMAWAREK, from the coding sequence ATGTTCAACGCCAAAATCCCCGTCTTGACGCTGCCCCAACGGCACCGTTCGGGGGTCTGTTCGACCGTGCGCGCGCTGGTCGCGGGCCTGCTATTGGCCACCACCCTCATGCGCGCGCAGTGCCAGCAGCTGCTCGAAGAAGAGACCGATGTGAGGGTGTCGAAGCAGGTACCTGATGCGGGCGGCTGCGGAACGATGCCGACGACAATCAGCATTGAATTTTCCACTGCGATGAAAGCGTCGACTGTTTCGGCAGTCAATGCGGGCGGAGCATGCACGGCAAATGTGCAAGTTTCCGGTGACAACTTCGCCTCATGCATAAATTTCTCAGCTGCGCCACAAGAAACGAACGGCGGGACAACATTTGCCTACACGCCAGTCAATCCGTTTCCAGCCGGTGGGTCATATAAAATTCGCGTCAAGACTGATGCTGAAACCAGCAGTGGCAAGAAGCTCAGCCACGAATACACTTCACCTTCAGGCTTCGGTGGCCAGGCACAAATACTAATAACAGAAGTTGGTATGTGCCGTTGGACAAATCGTTCATGCTGGATCGAAATTCACAACAAATCTAGTCAATGCACAGCTAATCTTTCCGATTACCGCCTTAGGTCAACCTACAGGGAGGTTGGTGGGTCGGGCTTTACGAACGCTGCTGTAAATTTCACTCTGCCGTCAGTACCAATGGCTCCTGGTACATTTGTCGTGTTGCGAGGTAAGGCCAACAACTATGGTGACTATGTGAATGGGCCAGGGTTAATCTACATAGCACAAGATATTAATCCGCCTGCTGATCCCAACGTAACACCATCGGTCGATGAGATTCCGTGGTGGAACCTGAACGGTTCGATGGAGATAATCCATGTACCATCTGGTAATTCAACAGATTTTGTCCGCTTCGGTGCCAGCACGGTCACGCCGTCGGGGACAGGCGGGGCTTGGAATGCAACTGGAATGCCTGCCATGTGGGCCATAGATGACGCGAACTACGGCAAGAGCGTGGCGCGAAATGCTTCGCTGAGTGATTCAGATCAGGGGAGTGATTGGGCTCAACAAGCGTACGCGACCCCCGGCGCACCTAATGATGTTACCTGTGATACAGATAGTGACAATGATGGAATTCCGGACTGCTCTGAGGTTCAGGGCTCGACATACTCTGGCCTAAACCTTTATGCCATGGGCGCGCGCGTGGGTCAGCGCGACATATTTATAGAAGTGGATTATATGGATAGTGCAGATCCGGGCGTCATACCACATAAAGCCGCTCTCGACAAAGTAAAGGCTGTTTTCAACGCTAAAGGCTATAAGTTACATTTTGACGTAGGTGATTTATACCATCCCACTTCAGGTATCAATGAAGCAATGCATGATTTAGGCAACGCTTCAGCAAGAGTGCCATTCGCGCAAGGTATTTCGCTCGGAGCATCGGCCGATTCCGCGAATTTTTTTAACTACAAAGCAGGCCATATGGACATTGGCAGACGAAATATCTTTTACTACATGCTTTTCGCGTATTCAAGAAATCCTGATGGGAGTGCAGGTTCGAGCGGAGTGGCAGAAATTGAGGGCAACGACTCGATTGTCTCACTCGGAAACTGGGGGCTCGCTGCTGACAGCAATCGGTTAATCAATTATCAGGCTTCGACGCTGATGCATGAGTGGGGTCATAACCTTGGCCTCAGGCATGGCGGTAACGACGATGTGAACTACAAGCCCAACTATTTCAGCATCATGAATTATCACTATCAGCTTGCCGGATTACCCACATTAAACAACAATCCGGGCGACAGGTACTATCTTTATCGTCGCAATACTTTTGGTGATTGTTCGTTGATTACCTCGGTGTCACAATTGACAAACAATTTCAATTCGGCGACCTTTTTGATGGATTATTCTGCAAGCGCTGGTTCCTCAATTACCGAAACAGCAATCAGCGAAAGTTCAGGGCTGTATTATCCTGGTAGCGCGGCAGTCGATTATAATTGTAACGGTAGTATAAATGGTTCAAACATAAATAAGAATTTGAATGGAACGGGAAATGGCGATGAAACCCTTAACGGTTTCGATGATTGGACGAAGGTTAACGCATCAGGCATAATTTTCCATCGAAAAAGTGCCGGCACTGATTCCGGATACTTTCAAACTATAGACGGCGAAAAACTGCATATCGATCCGGTGGGCAACGACCGGCAGCCGGTGGTTGACGAACCTGACATGGCATGGGCGCGCGAGAAATAG